The Candidatus Poribacteria bacterium region GGTGTGCGAAACGTAAATCCCAACTTCAACTATCAGTGTCGAAATGGGAAGATATACTCTGCCCTGACGCGGGTGGTTTTTGAACTGAACGAAGTCAAAGCGGGGGACGGTGGCACATTATTTCTGCCGGGAAGCCACAAAGCAAACTTTCAAATTCCTGAAGGGCATCGGCAGACGGATTCACCGCTCTTTGAAACCTACAGTTGCCCCCCCGGTTCTGTCATCATCTTCACAGAAAACCTTTGTCATTCTGGAGTTGCTTGGCAAAATTCAGATCGGCCGCGGATCGCTATCTTCAATTGTTATAACTTCGTTGGGTGTCAATTTCATAAACCATCGGTGCCGAAGCATGTGATTGACGGGTTGCCTCCAGAAAAGCAAGCATATTTTCGTAACGTTTGGGTTTGGCATCAAGGGGGTCCCGACAATGGAAAAAACCTACGTTACGAGGGTTAGTGCGTGTTGCGCGCAACACTATAGAAGGACGGATCAAGGAAGGCTCGCGTCCCAATCCGGACATCACGCATGGCTCCAGAAACACGTATACCCTCGGCATCACTGATCTGCAGAGCGCGGGCTGACGCATCCCGTAGTGTCTCAAAATGGCGTTGGATCGTGTTTGGGGCGGTTCTCAGTATTCTGCCCACGATCAATATCGTGGTTCTCGGTATAAGTGCCGCTGTGATGGGTACCTTGACCCCTAAAATAGACTTGTCCACGCCGAAACGCCTAACGTTCTATTTCCAAGATCCGGCGTGCTACACGGTGGAATACCAGCGTACAGCAAAAAGATTACGCTGCCTTCGAACTTTATACGGATGGCTTGCGGGATTCATTATTTTCAATCTGTTTTGAGGAAGAACGGAACAGGCAAATGTCAGAGAAACCAACGCCTTACAAAGGACTGGAAGACCAACTTATCTTGCGCGACCATCTCGCGGCGGATCGAACGATCCTCGCGAATGAGCGAACCTTCCTTGCTTATATCCGCACGGCACTCACGCTGTTCGTCGCGGGTTTATCCTTTGTACATCTCAAAGAGATCTTTAGTTCACATATCGTTGAGGTGATCGGCGTCGTCTTTATTCTCCTCGGCATTGCGACCTTCTTCGTTGGGCTTTTCAGATACAAACGGATGCAAGCCTTGATTCGTAAGATTAAGCAAGAAGAACTCAAGGAATTAGAAGAAAAGGATTCATAATGCAAATAAGAGAGGTTGTTGTAACGGGTCAGAACCAAGTGGAGTTGCAGACTGCCGATATGGATACATCGGTGCTCGCTCCCAACGAATTGCTAATAGATACAGAATATACCTTTATCAGTAGTGGCACAGAACTCGCAAATTATACCGGCAGAGAGCCGAAAGTTTTCCAAAAAGGGGAATGGTGTGAGTACCCGTGGCGTTCTGGTTACGCGAATGTCGGCATTGTGCGTGAAATAGGGGCTGGCGTTACCCGAGCGGCTCCTGGTGATCGGGTTTTCACATACGGACGACACGCCTCAACACTCCGATATTCACAAGACCGGTTGGTCGCTCCTGTTAGAGAAGCAGTAGATCCAGCTGTCGTTGCGGCATCACGAATGGCAGGCGTGGCAATGACAGCGATTATTGTAGGAGACATTGGAACCAACCCATGGGTCGTCGTTTTCGGTTTAGGACTTGTTGGGAATCTGGCATCACAGATGTTTCAAATTCACGGATGTCGTGTTATCGGTGTCGATCCGGTAGCGGAGAGACGCGAACTCGCGCAGCGGTGTGGGATTCGCTATACCGTCGGTGGCGATGCTGACGAGGCACAGGCGCAGGTTGAGGAAATAACGGGTGGTGAACTTGGGAATATCACGGTTGATGCTGTCGGACATAGCGGCGTTGTTATGCAAGCACTTCGCGCGACCGCCAGCCACGGGCAACTCATCATCCTTGGCACGCCGCGCGTCGAAGTCCAAGGGAATCTGACCGATCTGCTCTCCGAAACGCATCTGCGATGGATTACTGTCCGTGGGGCATTGGAGTGGTGTGTGCCGATGTATCCGGATATCGGGAATCGGACCTCTCAATGGAGTAAACAGCAAACCATCTTTGACTGGATGGCACGCGGGCAATTGCACGTTGAACCCTTAATTTCTCATCGTCTTAAACCGGAACAGATTAAGCAGGCTTATGACGGTCTTCTCAACGAACCGAATGTGTATACAGGTGTCGTTTTAGATTTTTAATGATTCCTTGCGGAGAAATAACGGGTATCTGAACTATCAAGTGTATTCCTTCATATCCGCACTCCAAATGTAAAGCAAAGACAAATTATGCCATTTAAGGCATAATTTCATTACGTGCTAATGTTTTTGATGTTAGGAAGAATGTGAATGAAAAAAACAGAACTGTTCCAAAACTGCATCCACTCTGAGTTGCCTCCGGGACTCAAAATACGATTCGATAAAAAACAGGTGATGGCTATCACGTTCTCGCCGGATGGCACACGGCTCGCGGCAGGCGGTGATGGGCGTATCTGGATATATGACACAGCCACTGGGGCACAATTCGCAATGCTCTCAGGTTATACGGAGCACATGCGGGCATTAGCGTTTGCGCCGGATAATTCTCTGCTTGCCAGCGGAAGCGAAGACAATACGCTCAGACTCTGGGATACCGCCACGGCGCGCGAAGTGTTAACCCTGGCTGGGGATTCTCATCTGGTGAACGCGTTGGCGTCGTCTTCGCCGGATGGGGTGCCACTTCCGGGCTGGGATCCGCGTACAGAACGGTTGCTTGCGGCTTCTACTGAAGCCCCGGGCAGAATTAGAAGCCTTGCTTTTTCGCCGGATGGAACAACACTCGCAAGCGGCAGTGCAGATGGCAAGATTCGATTGTGGGAAGTTGAAACGGGCGGACTGCTCTCCACCTTTTCAGCACATGACGGACTCGTCTTGGCTTTGGCATTTTCACCTGAAAGTGAGACACTAGCGAGTGGGGGTTCCGATACACTTATTCGCGTGTGGGATTTGGAAAGTAAGCATCTGATCTCTATCCTAAGAGGACATACCGATTCAGTCAATGCCTTGGCTCTTTCGGGCGACGGTGAACTGCTCGTAAGCGGTGGGAGAGATAACTATATTCAGTTGTGGGAGACGAGCAGTGGCAATCCTATATCCGTGTTTCCTGTCCAGGAAGGTGCTATTCGGGAATTGACTTTTTCGGGCGATGGTGAAAAACTTATATACGCCACGCACGACGGTGCGCTCCTCATAAGGGAACGGTAATTCGTAAGAGGAAAAATGGGATCCAAACAATTCTGATTGAAAAAACGGAAGACGGAAGGAGCTGAAACAGTGATCGGTATCTCTTATCACGCCGGTGGAATGAAAGACATCCCCCTACAAGAAGTTATCACGATTCTTGCGGATGTGGGTTACGACGCAATCGAGATGATGTGTGGACCAGAGGCGCATATCCCCTCCGACGAAGTCACCGATGGCTTGCTCAAAGAGGTCAAGGCGATGGTAACCGACAGCGGGTTAAAGGTCTCTGTCATTAACCCGTTCACAGGAAAAGGGCTATATCAACTGGCAGAAGAGGACCAACAGGGTGCAATTGACCACTACGCGCTTCTTCAAGACGTGGCAGTGGCACTTGGGGCAGGGGGTGTCAATTTTCTCACTGGATATGGCGGTGAAAACGGCGACGCGTTCGCATGGCGGCTCCTCGTTGACGTGCTGAAGCCGATCTGCCGTCGCGCTGAGGAACTGGGTATCACAATGAATATTCACAATCACGAAGCAACAACCATTGATGCCTCTTCAAAAGTCACACTTCTGATTGAACACGTCGGTTCTGCTGCCTTGAGATCCCTCAACGATATCACTAATTTCTATCATCTCGGTGAAGACATCGCCGAAGTTACGGAAAAGCTGGGACCGCTCACGACGCACTGCCATGTAAAAGGCGTGACAGGGATGTATCCCTACAGTACTTTTTTGATTCCGGGTGAAGAGGGTGATGAGCTGGACTTCCGAACCTTCGCAGAGAGTTTGGGGAAAGTCGG contains the following coding sequences:
- a CDS encoding WD40 repeat domain-containing protein → MKKTELFQNCIHSELPPGLKIRFDKKQVMAITFSPDGTRLAAGGDGRIWIYDTATGAQFAMLSGYTEHMRALAFAPDNSLLASGSEDNTLRLWDTATAREVLTLAGDSHLVNALASSSPDGVPLPGWDPRTERLLAASTEAPGRIRSLAFSPDGTTLASGSADGKIRLWEVETGGLLSTFSAHDGLVLALAFSPESETLASGGSDTLIRVWDLESKHLISILRGHTDSVNALALSGDGELLVSGGRDNYIQLWETSSGNPISVFPVQEGAIRELTFSGDGEKLIYATHDGALLIRER
- a CDS encoding zinc-binding alcohol dehydrogenase; amino-acid sequence: MQIREVVVTGQNQVELQTADMDTSVLAPNELLIDTEYTFISSGTELANYTGREPKVFQKGEWCEYPWRSGYANVGIVREIGAGVTRAAPGDRVFTYGRHASTLRYSQDRLVAPVREAVDPAVVAASRMAGVAMTAIIVGDIGTNPWVVVFGLGLVGNLASQMFQIHGCRVIGVDPVAERRELAQRCGIRYTVGGDADEAQAQVEEITGGELGNITVDAVGHSGVVMQALRATASHGQLIILGTPRVEVQGNLTDLLSETHLRWITVRGALEWCVPMYPDIGNRTSQWSKQQTIFDWMARGQLHVEPLISHRLKPEQIKQAYDGLLNEPNVYTGVVLDF
- a CDS encoding DUF202 domain-containing protein, producing MSEKPTPYKGLEDQLILRDHLAADRTILANERTFLAYIRTALTLFVAGLSFVHLKEIFSSHIVEVIGVVFILLGIATFFVGLFRYKRMQALIRKIKQEELKELEEKDS
- a CDS encoding sugar phosphate isomerase/epimerase, with the protein product MKKRKTEGAETVIGISYHAGGMKDIPLQEVITILADVGYDAIEMMCGPEAHIPSDEVTDGLLKEVKAMVTDSGLKVSVINPFTGKGLYQLAEEDQQGAIDHYALLQDVAVALGAGGVNFLTGYGGENGDAFAWRLLVDVLKPICRRAEELGITMNIHNHEATTIDASSKVTLLIEHVGSAALRSLNDITNFYHLGEDIAEVTEKLGPLTTHCHVKGVTGMYPYSTFLIPGEEGDELDFRTFAESLGKVGYDKYISVETFPHMRMEKAQIAHDMMAGTLKALGLR